TACTCTTGCCGGCACCATTCGGGCCGATAAAGGAAGTGATTTGACCTTTCGGGATCGTAACCGACACGTTATCAACGACTTTTTTGCCGCCATACACTTTCGATACGTTCGTAACCTGGATCATGCTTTACTCTCCTTTAGTAGCAGGTATATGAAGTAGACACCGCCGATGAAATTGATGATGACGCTGAGCGTTGTAGAGAACGTAAACACCCGTTCTACAACCAATTGACCGCCGACCAGTGCAATAATGCTAATCAGTATGGATGCTGCAATTAAATATGAATGCCTGTACGTCTTCATAACTTCGTACGCAACATTGACAACCAGGAGCCCGAGGAATGTGATCGGCCCTACCAAAGCGGTAGCCACCGAGATCAGAACGGCAACCACAATCAGAAGCCGCTTCACAACATAATCATAATTCACGCCGAGGTTGATCGCCTGCTCACGGCCAAGCGCCAGCACGTTCAGGTACTTGGCAAATCGGGCAAAGTACAGCAAGGTCAGCACAACGACAATGACGGACAGGACCAGAAGCTCGGTCTTCACATTGTTAAAGCTGGCAAACATTTTGTCGGCCACAAACTGGAACTCGTTCGGGTCAATCAACACTTCCATAAAAGAAGACATGCTCGAGAACAGGGTTCCAAAAATCATGCCGATCAGCAGCAGGAAGTAAATGTTGTTTCCTTCCCTTTTGAACAGAATCTTATATAAGACTCCGGCGAATAGGATCATCCCGCCGACGTTGATCAGAAAGTTAACATTGCTGCCCAGTTTGTACAGCGTGAAGGATCCGAAGACGAAGATGACGGTGGTCTGGATCAGTACATATAAGGAATCTAATCCCATAACGCTTGGCGTCAGTATCCGGTTATTCGTGACCGTTTGAAACACCGTGGTAGACAGAGCGATCGCTCCGCCGGTCAGAATGATGGCAAGCACCTTCTTGATTCTTCTTGGAAGCGCGTAATCCCAATTGCCGCCAAGATCAATGAACAGAAAGACTGCCACCAGGATGATTGCCGCTGCGGCCAACAGGCCGAGTTTGGCTTTATAAGTCATAAGCCTTTCTCCTCATCAGTAAGAAAATGAATATACCGCTTCCGAGTACGCCCACGGTTAGACTAATCGGAATTTCATAGGGATAAATAATGATCCGGCCCAGGATGTCACAGAACAGTACGAACCCGGCCCCCAGCAGCGCGGTATGCGAAAGGCTTTTTTTCAAGTGGTCTCCTAAGTACAAACTGACAATATTAGGTATGATCAGACCAAGAAACGGAATCACGCCGACCGTCAGCACGACAGATGCCGTAACCAGCGCCACGATGACCAATCCCAGATTCACAACTCTCCGGTAGTGAAGACCCAGGTTGGTTGCAAACTCCTCTCCCATTCCGGCCACCGTAAACTTGTTGGCGAACAGATACGCCAGAATCAAAAGCGGGATACTAATATAGAGCATTTCATACTGGCCCTTCATGATCATGGAAAAATCACCCTGAAGCCATGCGGACATATTCTGAATAAGATCATATTTGTATGCAAAGAAGGTGGCTATCGAACTCACGATATTACCAAACATCAGCCCTACGAGCGGGATGAAGATCGCATCCTTAAACTTAATCCGATCCAGTATCTTCATGAAGATAAAGGTTCCTACCAGAGCGAATACAAATGCCACGAGCATTTTGATAAGCGGACCGCTTGTCGTGAAGACGAGCATGGCTACCAAAATCCCCAGTCTGGCAGAGTCCATCGTACCTGCCGTGGTCGGCGATACGAACTTATTGCGGCTGAGCTGCTGCATGATCAATCCGCAGATACTCATGCTGACACCCGCCAATATAAGACTGACAAGCCTAGGAATCCGGCTTACAAGCATAATATGCTGTTGTTGTTCTGTCATCGAGAACAGTTGCAGTGGCGAGATATCTTTAACTCCAATAAATAATGAGATTATCGAGAGTACCACAACGGCTGCAAATAAGTATCTAATCTTCATGGCTCTTCCTTCTATGCGTATGTCTCTAAAATATCCGGGATCTCGCAATTTTCAACGCCATTCTCATTGAGATTGATTATCAATCGCGCTCTGATATGCATTATATCATCCTCATTCTGGCTCGACAAGGGTAATTGAGAATCAAAATCAATTAATTTGTTCATACTTGTATATTTTGTTCATGAATTGTTCATAATATGAAGTTTCGAGAAGACATAGCTAATATCCTCAGGTAGGAAGCACTCCTTTCGTTTAAACCTCCATATAATGAAGCTTCTCAAAAAGCCAAACGGATTCAATTCATATTTAATATATAAGGGAAATTATATTTAATCAAAAGTCGTTGACAATTACTCTAAGTTATATTAATATACTAACATAAATATTATTCCTAACTAAACGTAAGTTAATATGGAATGATAATTAAAAATATTGCTAAATAAGCAACATGCATATTTGCTTGAAGTAAAGGACATCTTCTTATCAGGCGAATGCAAATTCGATTACACCAGGAGGTTTTTTTTCAATGTCTAAAGATTTTTCAACTGCACTCAAAAGTCGCCGTTCTTATTACGGGATTAGCAAAGAATCCGTTATCTCGGACGAGCGTATTCAGGAAATCGTAAACGAAGCGGTTAAGTATACCCCGTCTTCTTTCAACTCTCAAAGTGCACGCGTCGTTGTATTGCTTGGCGAACAGCATGATAAACTGTGGAACATCACGGAAGGCATCCTGAAAGAAGTCGTTGGCGATGAAGAAGCATTCAAATCCACTGCCGACAAAATGGGCGCATTCCGCGCTGGTTACGGTACGGTATTGTTCTTCGAGGACAACAACGTCATTGCCGGGCTGCAACAGAACTTTGCCGCTTATGCCGACAACTTCCCGATTTGGTCCAACCAATCCAACGGCATGCTGCAATTTGTAGTATGGACATCCCTTGAAGCAGAAGGTCTGGGCGCATCCCTGCAGCACTACAACCCGCTGATCGACGAAAAAGTAAAATCCGAATGGAACATCCCGGAAAGCTGGAAGCTGCTTGCTCAAATGCCTTTCGGTAAGCCGGTTGCTGAACCAGGCGAAAAAGAATTTGCACCGCTTGAAGATCGCGTAAAAGTATACAACTAATTAAATAGATGAAAAAAGGCCGCCTCCCTAAGTTCCCGCAACTTGGATAGGCGGTCCTTTTATAATGGGCAAAGATTGAAAAACCGATCACTAAGCGATACAATTAGTCAAGTAAGAACCCTCGAACTTCTAAGATAACAGAAGCTCCGGGCAAACTTGCGATAACCAACTACATAGAATGTTGGCTGTACTAGGGGTGCCATGTGCTGAGAGACGGCGGTTTGCCGTTAACCCTTAACACCCGATCTAGGTCATACTAGCGTGGGGAAGTGTAGCATTTATGTTTATTTCTTTTCGTAGGCATAACTGCACTTTCTTCACGGGGTGCGGTTTTTTTGCGTGGACTTATATCATGGGGAGGAAATAACAATGAATGAGCTTGTATGCGGAACCAGTCGGATCGTTGGGTGCCGGTTCTCGGTATTTCCCATGACGGACCGGTTTGTGGAGGTCATCATGGGCGCACTACATTCCGTAGATACGGGGAAGGTATGGATTCAGACAGATGATGTGAGCACCTGTATTCGTGGACGTGCAGAGCATGTCTTTGATGTTACAAGGGCGATATTCGCCTATGCTGCAGCGAGTGGCGTGCATACCGTTTTTAATGGTACTTATTCCATCGGTTGCCCCGGAGATACGGACGCCGATGTATATATGACCGAGGATTCGACTCTCTTAAACAACGACATCGGGGAACATGCCGATATTGAGACTGCTTGCCAATTCGCTCTATACCCCATGGGTACCGATGACTACATGGATGTCATCTACGGTGAAGTTAATCGTACGAAGGCAGCCGGGACATTCGCCGGAAGCGTTCATTACGCCAGCCGATTGGATGGGTCTCTGGCCCAGGTGTTTGGATCCCTTGAAGAGGCTTTTTTACATGCGATTCAATCTGACAGCAGCCATTTGGTCATGACTGCGGTTGTGTCCGCACACAGCCCTTCGGTCAAAGCCGCATCGAATTGAGCTTTATTGAGGCAGACAAAAGCCCGGCAAGCGCCGGGCTTCCTGTCACTACTGCCAAGAATCTTGACGGTTTAAACCCAAGCACTCAAGATAATTACGAGCAGGATAAAGAGAACCAAAATAATTCCTACTGAATTGTTCCATCCACCGCCGCCATATACTCCGCTCATGAAGATCCCCTCCTGGATTTAAAGAATGACGTGATGTAATCACACTATTATAGTATTTCCCGTCTCGTGCTAGTGTCACGGCTAATGTACCCCTCTTTTTATATTGGCAAGGAAATTCTATTCGTCATAACCAATGAGAAGCTTGCCTCCGTACGGATGGAGCATTTCCTCGGTGAATGCCATAAGAACTGAAGGATCATCCTGGCGATACATCGCCGTGAGCGCTGCTTCCAATCGTTCTCCCAAGATCGAGTCATAGCGGTTGAACAGACGGAACAGCGTTTTCCCTTCACCCGTCCACTCCCGGTTCACCCTAAGTACAAAATCACAGAGAATCGCCGCTATTTTGTGCACCGTAAACCACTTTTCGGCATCCCTTCGGGGACTCTGCAAATCCAGCAGGTACTCGGTTAGCATATAACGGTATTCGTTAATGTCGGTTAGCATCAAGGGCATGGGTCCGTAATTCAAGTCGCTTCGAGCTTCCGCCTGCACCTCTTCTCCCTCAGGCAGCGCGTGCAGCACCGTCCCTTCTACGACCATCCGCTGCAATGAAGGATTCGCCGCGATCACTCCCTCATCGAAATATTCGCGATAGGAGGATAAAGACAATATAAATATTTCCGCGATCCACCCATGTGCCTCTATCGTCTTCCTGCTGAAATCATGACCATCCCGTTCAATGACTATGATGTCCAAATCGGATTGTTCGTTATATTCACCTCTGCTCGCGCTGCCGCCAAGCACAGCAAGCAAACAGTCGGGATAATCGTATTGTATGATGCGTTCCGCTGCCTCTACCGGTTCCATCCTCATGACGTTTCCTCCAGTATGATTCTGATCCTCCCGAAAAAAGGGCTCAAAATATCTAATTCAGCTAAAACCCTAAACGTACCTGAATCATATGGTAAATAAATAAACGATTACCCTCATGTTGATGACAAGGAAGAAGGGATAGATGAGATGAACTATATTCATATGCTCTCCAAATTAGGTATGGGCAGTGCCCACCCGGGAGGATTCGAGGCAACCCTCCGAATGCTGAAGAATTATCCCATTCAACCGGGCAGCCGCATTTTGGAGGTCGGGTGTGGAACGGGCAGAACTGCATGCCATCTCTCGGAGATGGGGTATCAAGTAACGGCCATTGACTTGAACGAAAATATGATCAAAAAAGCCCGTGCAAGAGCCGAAGCGATGGAAATCGACGTGCAATTCCAACAAGCGGATGTATGCGCATTGCCTTTCGAGGACAACCAATTCGACCTAATCATGGCCGAATCCGTTACCGTATTTACGGATACTACGAAATCACTGCCCGAATATTACCGCGTTCTGGATCATGGAGGCGTCCTGCAGGACAGAGAATTGCTGCTTGATAAACCCATGCCGGAGGCAAAACTTCAGGAACTGCTCGAATTCTTCGGAATTCCTAATCTCATGATGAGGGAAGAATGGGCGGACTCCCTCTTGGCTTGCGGGTTTAAACAGGAAGAAATTCTGGAGTACAACCACTTCAATGACCAGTTAAAGGAAGAGCAAACACGTCATCTGGATACATTTGAACAGCGCGATAAAGGACTCCTGTTCGATGTGGCGCTCTGGGAAACGTTGTTCAAGCATGACCGCATGATCCTGGATAATACCGATTATCTCGCTTCCGCCTTATTCCGGGCTGTAAAATAAAATCACTTCATATCTGTGCATCAAGTGGGGATTCGCATATTTGCTGCGCATCCCCTCTCCCTCCTCAATTTCGGTCCTTTCGACCTAATCCAACACTTTTTGTCAATTCGTTATATCTAGTTTTGCCTGTCGATGCTATAATCATGGTAAATATATCCTATGTTGTTGAGGAGGACTCATTCTTATGGCATGGTTCAACAGACTCCCTATCTCGCGAAAAATTACCGCAGCCTGTTTTCTCATTGCCGCTTTGTTTGCGGTTCCAATGCTGCTTGCATTTATTCTAATGGGTAAAGCAATCATTGGCGTGGTCATCGTCGTGGCACTAACCGGTTTTACTTTTCCTCTTTCTCGTCTTATTGAGAAAACGCTTACCAATTCCTTTGCGGAGATCTCCAGCGTTTCCGCCAAAATCGCCAAAGGCGACTTCACCTTCCAGGTAGAAGAGGTTGGGGGCATGAACGATCTCAGCCGAACGTTCAACAGCATGGTGGACAAGCTTCGAAAAATATTGCAGGAAACCTCGGATATCACCCGCCAGGTCATGTCGTCAAGCTCCAACATCTCGATTAAAAACCAGGAGCTCATTCAAGTGATGAATCAAGTCTCCTTATCTTCCAATGAGCTTGCTGTCGGCGCGAACGAAATATCGGAAGACGTAGCCGAAATGACGCATTCCATCGGTGAGATCGAAGAGAAGGTCAGCAATTATACGCATTCAACCCAGGAAATGAATACCCGTTCGATCGAAACGCTGGGACTGGTTGAGCAAGGAAGGGACTCCGTTGCCAAGCAGTCTGCAGGGATGCAGCGTAATATTGACGCAACAGCAAAGGTCTCGGAATCCATAGATGCGCTGGCTAAGAGCGCCAGGGGAATTACGCAGATCACGGAGACGATCTCGGAACTTGCCGATCAGACCAATTTGTTATCCTTGAACGCATCCATTGAAGCGGCAAGGGCAGGCGAGCATGGCGCTGGCTTTGCCGTTGTCGCCCAAGAGGTGCGTAAATTGGCTGAGGAATCCACATCATCGACAAGAGAAGTATTCAATCTCGTACGGAGCATCGAATCGGACGTCAAACATGCAACTCAGAACATAAAAATTAATGAAGAGGTCGTCAGGCAGCAAACCGAAATGATCCGTGAAGCTGAGCTGGTGTTCATGGAGATTGTAAACAGTGTGCAGTATATTTCGGAACAGATCTCCGCTTTCTCCAAGGAGAGCGAATCCATGCTGGAAAGTGCGAAGAGCATTTCTTCCGCAATTCAGAATATATCGGCGATTACGCAGCAATCCGCCGCAGGCACGGAGCAGGTGTCGGCATCCATGAATGAGGGCATCTCATCGATCCAGAAGATGGCCGAGGAAGCAGAAGCGATGAATAATGCCGTCTTCCGGCTGCAAAAAACGATCAACATTTTCAAATTTTAAGTAGGGTACAGCCTACATCATGTCTATTACTTTCGAAGCAGCAAACGAACCGAAAATGCGAAAAATGGCTGTGCAAGGATACCATCCTGAGCACAGCCATTTCTTCATTGGACACATTTTTTTAATCTGACGAACCATCCGTGTGAGCAGACCCTTCATATGGGACAGCTCCCTTTTGTATCATGTCAAGTACACCTGAATTATTGCTCGCTCCATAACCGCGCGATATTCACAAGCCGCCCTTCTTCAAACTCGACTCGATATATATCCGGCAGCGTCATTCCTTGCCAGAAATGATAATCGAATCGTTGATCATAATGCTGCAGCATAAGTGTCATAATGTCGCCGTGCGTGCCAATCACGACACGCTTTCCTATATGCGCATTCAAGATTTCCTCTAGCACCTGGACTGCTCGGCTTTGCGCGATTTTGCTGGATTCCCCTCCGGGGAAGGACGTAGTTTGATCCTGAAACAGCATCTTTTTGGCATCGAGGAATGAATGCCCCTGAAAATCCCCGACTTTCCGTTCTCTTAAGTCCTCTTGCTCCGCAATCGGGAGTCCTAAAGCATCCGCCAATGGTTGGACCGTGTCCCTGGCTCGCTGATAAGGGCTTGAAGTAATAGCGTCAATCCCTTCACCCAGGAGCAATTCCTTGACTCGAACCGCAGCGAGGGAGCCCTCCGCGGACAATCCCCGCGACCTTTCCTTCCCATCGATAAAGGGAGATTCCGCATGTCTTACAAAATAGATAGTCGTCATCCTTCGACCTCTGCTTCTTTATGAGCCTCACCCTTTAATACGGGCTCCATCATCATCTCTACAAACGGTGTTAACGGTAACACCCCCAATGACTCCAAGGGAATCCATTTGGCCCCTAATGAGTCTTGGCCGTCACCGTCCGTTTTGATAACAGCTTGAAGATCCAACAGCTCGACATCATACATGATACCAATGTGATGCAGCTCTTCCATCTGATTCGCCTCATACTGATATACGATCGTGTAAGATACAGCCGTCCGAATGCTCCCCTTAATCGGAGAAAGCCCGGTTTCCTCTAAAAATTCGCGCTGCAGCGTATGCTCCGGCTCTTCTCCGAACTCAATGGAGCCGCCCGGTAAATCCCACTTCCCCTTGTGCGGTCCTCTCGCTTTCTGGATCAACAGGATATGATCATGCTGAATCAGTATTCCATAAACACCGAGATGCGTATGTTTCACCACGGTCAACAACCTCCTTTTCTTGCAGTGAAGGTAATCCATTGACTTCGGAAAAGTACGTCTCTCCCATCCTTCACTTCCTGAATATCCTGCTGCACCTGCCGCCTCGTTAAGATCTCCCATTCCGAATACAGCTCATCAAGGATGGAAAAGGCTTTGTCGGCGGATAGATTCAACTCGATTAAGCCTGCCTCCTCCAAACCCGTTTCCTGATCGATTTCCTTTACCTCGGTGCTCATCAATATGCAATGTACGCCCTGCTCCACGGTTCCAGCCTGCATCTGTTTGATCTTGGATACAAAGGCTTCCTCGGAGCTCATATGCTCCAGACATGAGCATGCGATGACGTAATGATAAGTATCCTCGGTAATTTCATAGTGTTCTACGTCTGCCACAAGTGCCTCAAGATTTGAGCTTACGCCATGCAATTCGGCATACTGCCGCAGCTTGTCAACTGCCGATGGCAGCAGATCCACGCAGATGACCTTCCCGTTAACCGCTTGGATCCGCTGCGCAACCGGGATGCTGTTACGCCCGACGCCACAGCCTAGATCCAGTACCCGCACCTCATGAAACGGCAATAATTCCAAATGATCCAGGACCGTCTGAACGGGCTTGGCTAACCAGCTCCCAGGTTGAAACAGTACGGCTTCTTCGTACAATGTCTCGTGATACGATATTTCCTTTTCACGTGCGCGGTTGAATATGTCCATGCTATATCCCCTTGTTCTGGCCGTTATAACGTCACTTCCATATAGACAAGCTCATTTTCTTGCTCACTGCAACTCCTGCTAGGATACCTTTTTCTAATCTTCGCTTATCGTTAGCTGCGGCCACTGATCCTTCCATTGCTTCTTTCCTACCCGCTCCAAATAATAGCGTCGCTTATGAAAGTTAGGGCATCTGCGAACCCGAAGCGCAAATAAATCCTCCAGTCCGTAAGGACAGCAGAGCTCAAGCTCTCCTTCGGCGTTCAGCCTTGCCCCGACCGCGGTAGCCGTCTCCGTCCAATGAGCTAACGCATCATAGGTCGAGTGATAGGGTTCATCTCCATTCTTCACATGCATTCTGGCCTGATTCTTGACCGACCATTTCGGGTTCCCCGTGGTTGTTCTTAGAAGCTCTTCCAATCGAATATCCCGCGCTTCAGACACATCTTCCGGATCGAAATACACCACATCGATATCCGTATGCCGATCCGTCCCTTCTAACCCATGAAGCAAGTCCCACACATAATTTCGGATGTAGCCTGCAGCAATATAGCATTGCGGCAGCCCTAAGTCACGAACGATGTCCAAATCCGTCATCAATTGCTGATGCTGGCTTATGTACTCCTTTAACCGTTTCTCTAACATACCATCCACCGCCAATGACCTAAATTCTTCTCAGCCCTCTTACCATTCAGCTGCCACATGTTCTTATATTAGTTAGCTGCAACTTGAATAAGAGCGTACCCTAAAATCCTGTATTCGTGTAAAAAAGCATAGACCGCTTCACGAAGAGAAGGAAACGGTCTATGCACACTCATAGATATAACTATTATATTCCAGATAATCCCTGAACGGCAAGAGAGAGCAGGGATTATGGGACGCAGCGGGTGATACCCGAGCTGCATGTTGGACAGAAATCTGAGCATGCATGCGCCATAACTGCTTCAACTTGAGCCAGATTGACTTCGGTATGCTCATGTGAGAGAGCTTATAAGCCGGATTTCGGACAGCCATGCACGAAATAATCCCACTACCGAACAATCAAGCCCAGTGGTGCTAGCTACACAGCCGCGTCCACCCGCTCCTGCGAAGCGCCGTCGCAGCGCTTGCACACTTTCAGGGCAGTCCCGTCCGATTTGGTTCGGGGATACAACAATTTCGTTCGGGTACTCTTGCACACCGGACATGTACCGCGCGCGCGAGTTGGTAGGTTCCACAAGGATTTGCCTCTTTTTTGTTTTGCCATTAGTCAGATACCCCATTTCATAGATTCATTATTATCACTCTTACTTATATGAAAGGGTTCAGCAGAACATGTCGGGCAGCTCCATTTAGATCTCACATACCATCGCTCACAACCATTGCAACCTCATCAGATCCGGAATAGATGGTGGATCGCCCTCATGGTATGTCTCCGTCGCACATTAGAAAAACGAGTGGGTAAGATAACAAAAGCGAGAAGGCAATGAAGACGCCCTCCCGCTTGTGCAACGAATTACTTATTTATAAAAGCCAGAATCTCTTCCTTGGACGGTATGGAGGCTTGTGCGCCTGGCCGGGTCACCGTCAATGCAGCCGCAGCAGTTGCAAACTGAAGCGCTTCTTCCGTTTCCAGCCCCTCCGTGCAAGCTGCCGCATAAGCACCGATGAAGGTATCTCCTGCCGCCGTGGTATCCACGGGTCTGACGTGGAAAGCCGGAACGGTGAAACGCTCACCTTGTGCATTCCCATAGAAGCAGCCTTGCTCGCCAAGGGTGATGATCACGTTGGAGGTGCCTCTGCCGATAATCGACGCTGCAGCCGCATCGGCTGAAGCAGTGTCCTCCACCTTTAGGCCGCTTACCACTTCGGCTTCCGTCTCGTTCACAATCAAGGTATCGATCAACGGTAACACGTTATGAGGGATCTTTCGCGCAGGCGCCGGATTCAACCAGACGCGAACGCCTGCCTTGTTAGCCGATTGGATAACATACTGCGTCGTCTGCCATGGAATTTCATTTTGCAGCAGTACAGCATATACTCCATCCCACTTCACCTCAGTCGCAACATCTTCTTCAGTCAACCGCCCATTGGCTCCTTCCGACAACACGATATAATTCTCGCCCGCCTCGTTAACCGTGATGATCGCCATCCCCGAGGTGCCTGTCTTGGAGAGGACGGATGTAACGCCAACCCCGCGCTCCTCCAAGGAAGCAACCAGGGTATTCCCAAAAGGATCAAGACCGACCGCGCCGACCATGACACAATCCGCACCTACTGAGGCTGCAGCCACAGCCTGATTCGCTCCTTTACCCCCAGGAAAAAAAGATGTGCCGCTGCTATGAATCGTTTCTCCCGGCCGGGGAAACTGCTCTACATTACTCACAACATCCATATTAATGCTTCCAATGACAACTAGCTTGCGCAAAGATAACCTGCTCCCTTCTCTTAAACCAACTTCGGCTCTGATGTACGGACGTGAACATCCCTGATCTCATTCTCACCATCCTCCAAGCAGCCAAAGCCGAACATGCCATGACCATAGGCGGTGTCCTTGCATTCTAGCACATGGTCTCCATTAATATACAAGATGAACCGATCCTTCTCGGACACCAGCTTCAGGCGGTATTCTTTACCCCATTCCCAATCGTATCTTGCCGTAATCAGACGCTTGATCCCGAAGTCCTGTTTGATAAACGATACGGAATTCGGACCGTCGAACCCGGCCAGATAATGCCGCATGACCCCCTGCGCCCTCGTAATCAGGCAATGGCTGGTGCCTGATATTGGTCTAATGGTCGCTTCAATCTCCATATCTCCTGCATAGTAATTGCCGGAATAGGACGAGGTATCTCCTTCAGATATACAATGCAGTGCTCCCTCACGCAACTCCCAGTTTCCTCGATGATGCGAGAATGGAGTGACAGAAGCGAACTCTTTGGCCTGCTTGGCAAAATCGATCGTATAATCCGCAGCTCCCGTGATGCGGAATTGACCGACGAACAAACTACCGATAGCGCGGTTCAAGAGCGGCGACGGGCTCTCGAGTATCCAGCCGATCTCATCAATCATGGCGCTTTCGGTATCCGGAATGACGAATTGAATCGTATTCCACTCTCCGCCAACCGGAGTAACGGCCTCAAGACACACATCTTCCTGTATAAAAGTATTCCGTACGTACGGTGTCAGTCTTACCGGTTCGCCTTCCCACTGATCCACATAAATTTGGGCGGATACGGTCTGCCCGCTATAGGCCAGGGGGGCAAAGGTCGGCTTATATTTCTCATCGTTAAACTCCGCCCGGCGATAGAACGGTTTATAGTAGATTTTGCTGCTGTCGCCTTCTACCAGTCGGTCAAAGACCACTTCCAAGGATCCTCTGCTATCATACGTATTCTTGGTTGAATGGCGCAAGACAGGCGTCTTGAACGAATTGCTTGTCCGAAAGCCGTGCGTGGACCCCGGCAGGTCGAAATCGAAATACACCTCGCCTTGCTTCACCCGCGACACCAACGCTTCGGGGGCCTTCTCTCCATTGAGGCGATAGCCAAGCAGTGCAAGCTCTTTGGCAAATGTCGGGAAATCCACCAGATTCAAATAACCGGATACACTCGAAGCCACGATGAAGTCATTGATCGGCTTGCGATAATGATCCGGAATCCCCGCCAGGCCGCCGTAAACGCCTAGGATCGTGCCCACGTTTCCGGCGTTGCAATCGGTGTCCCAGCCACACATCGATGCGATCTCGACCGTGCGCGCAAAATCCCCCTCGCCATACAGAAG
Above is a window of Paenibacillus sp. FSL K6-1330 DNA encoding:
- a CDS encoding class I SAM-dependent methyltransferase, giving the protein MDIFNRAREKEISYHETLYEEAVLFQPGSWLAKPVQTVLDHLELLPFHEVRVLDLGCGVGRNSIPVAQRIQAVNGKVICVDLLPSAVDKLRQYAELHGVSSNLEALVADVEHYEITEDTYHYVIACSCLEHMSSEEAFVSKIKQMQAGTVEQGVHCILMSTEVKEIDQETGLEEAGLIELNLSADKAFSILDELYSEWEILTRRQVQQDIQEVKDGRDVLFRSQWITFTARKGGC
- a CDS encoding nucleotidyltransferase family protein produces the protein MLEKRLKEYISQHQQLMTDLDIVRDLGLPQCYIAAGYIRNYVWDLLHGLEGTDRHTDIDVVYFDPEDVSEARDIRLEELLRTTTGNPKWSVKNQARMHVKNGDEPYHSTYDALAHWTETATAVGARLNAEGELELCCPYGLEDLFALRVRRCPNFHKRRYYLERVGKKQWKDQWPQLTISED
- the rbsK gene encoding ribokinase codes for the protein MRKLVVIGSINMDVVSNVEQFPRPGETIHSSGTSFFPGGKGANQAVAAASVGADCVMVGAVGLDPFGNTLVASLEERGVGVTSVLSKTGTSGMAIITVNEAGENYIVLSEGANGRLTEEDVATEVKWDGVYAVLLQNEIPWQTTQYVIQSANKAGVRVWLNPAPARKIPHNVLPLIDTLIVNETEAEVVSGLKVEDTASADAAAASIIGRGTSNVIITLGEQGCFYGNAQGERFTVPAFHVRPVDTTAAGDTFIGAYAAACTEGLETEEALQFATAAAALTVTRPGAQASIPSKEEILAFINK
- a CDS encoding ADP-ribosylglycohydrolase family protein translates to MIPKHYVETVYAGFIGMNIGIRLGAPIEPVAWTYERIRDVYGDIRDYVKPYKTFAADDDANGPVFFIRALYDDATDRELEPEDVGKAWLNYAREGIGMFWWGGEDISTEHRAYVNLRKGISAPRSGSIEVNGTEMAEQIGGQIFIDSWGLLFPGQAEKAADYAEKAASVSHDGNGLYGARFMAACIAKAFDASSMDEIIAEGLRMIPDDSTYARVVHVVMDFHREHPSDFRACRQYLEDHWGYDKYTGVCHIIPNAGVCVLALLYGEGDFARTVEIASMCGWDTDCNAGNVGTILGVYGGLAGIPDHYRKPINDFIVASSVSGYLNLVDFPTFAKELALLGYRLNGEKAPEALVSRVKQGEVYFDFDLPGSTHGFRTSNSFKTPVLRHSTKNTYDSRGSLEVVFDRLVEGDSSKIYYKPFYRRAEFNDEKYKPTFAPLAYSGQTVSAQIYVDQWEGEPVRLTPYVRNTFIQEDVCLEAVTPVGGEWNTIQFVIPDTESAMIDEIGWILESPSPLLNRAIGSLFVGQFRITGAADYTIDFAKQAKEFASVTPFSHHRGNWELREGALHCISEGDTSSYSGNYYAGDMEIEATIRPISGTSHCLITRAQGVMRHYLAGFDGPNSVSFIKQDFGIKRLITARYDWEWGKEYRLKLVSEKDRFILYINGDHVLECKDTAYGHGMFGFGCLEDGENEIRDVHVRTSEPKLV